A single Pararhizobium sp. A13 DNA region contains:
- a CDS encoding LacI family DNA-binding transcriptional regulator, with protein MAKAAGVSVSTVSKALNDNGRMAADTRARIKRIAAEIGFRPNALARGLLSNRSFTIGLLTNDTYGRFTLPVMAGISEALVDHGVSVFLCAIEDDPALGKVHVDAMLDKQVDGIIATGKRVDRSLPVDLSGLPVPVVYAFTQGEPDCVTLTSDDAQGASLATDWLKQMGRKRLVHITGPKDFVSASERASAFRELAGPDAPVMHGIWAEDWGHDAIDQIWKSSDERPDGIFCGNDQIARGVADALRERGMKVPEDVSVIGFDNWEIMAAQTRPPLTTIDMNLKELGRAAGLIVLALAEGRVVEPGLRRLPCRLIVRQSCGGGNQKI; from the coding sequence CTGGCGAAAGCCGCCGGCGTTAGCGTTTCCACCGTATCCAAAGCCCTCAATGACAATGGTCGAATGGCAGCCGACACGCGCGCGCGGATCAAACGTATCGCCGCCGAGATCGGCTTCCGCCCAAATGCGTTGGCGCGTGGCCTGCTCAGCAACCGGTCGTTCACGATAGGGCTTCTGACGAACGATACCTACGGTCGCTTCACCCTTCCAGTCATGGCCGGGATTTCAGAAGCGCTGGTGGATCATGGTGTATCCGTCTTCCTCTGCGCAATCGAGGACGATCCGGCGCTCGGCAAGGTTCATGTCGATGCTATGCTGGACAAACAGGTGGACGGCATTATCGCGACGGGCAAGCGAGTGGACAGGTCGTTGCCCGTTGATCTTTCAGGTCTGCCAGTGCCCGTGGTCTATGCCTTTACCCAAGGCGAGCCGGACTGCGTGACCCTGACCTCCGACGATGCCCAGGGCGCAAGCCTGGCGACCGACTGGCTAAAGCAAATGGGCCGCAAGCGACTCGTCCACATCACCGGTCCAAAGGACTTCGTTTCTGCCAGCGAGCGGGCAAGCGCCTTTCGCGAATTAGCAGGCCCCGACGCGCCCGTTATGCATGGCATATGGGCTGAAGACTGGGGCCATGACGCGATCGACCAGATCTGGAAGAGCTCAGATGAAAGGCCAGATGGCATCTTTTGCGGCAATGACCAGATCGCTCGCGGCGTGGCCGATGCGCTGCGCGAGCGCGGCATGAAAGTACCCGAAGACGTCTCCGTAATAGGCTTCGACAACTGGGAAATCATGGCGGCGCAGACGCGACCGCCACTTACAACCATCGACATGAATCTTAAGGAGCTCGGCAGGGCGGCTGGGTTGATCGTTCTAGCGCTTGCGGAAGGCAGGGTCGTCGAGCCCGGTCTGCGCAGGCTGCCATGCAGGCTGATTGTCCGGCAATCCTGTGGAGGCGGGAACCAGAAAATCTGA
- a CDS encoding response regulator, whose product MLRALSPSGFRGRLLLIFLAISLLPLGATSFAFFYILNRSVQAETFAKLAFVRDAKRSEIEQYLTFATRQAESLSQSNAVRYSIGDFYGFAYAFRQIDPSPERATAILHQMFGIDGGKPGDKQLPQDSDAMWRSALQYANAHQQFHDDFVSFVTTSEFENLYLITPDQRVVYSVEKDRYLGTDLKTVLADTPLSRLSNAMVNAPDNRNMLVSDFVHDPVTGKFSAYVAIRVSFYKKVRGVIIFRLDTDGLNRIVQSQNGETGSLYLLNADGVYVSTPADKSGRIGIATATVEMTGSETASAMVGEGLGGAPALETHTRLTFNDVPWTLVAEVPVAAAFAKSNALRQVVMTLALVLLPVLIGLVLYLSGTMTTPVKRLTNAAEAIADGDLDHAMPAIKNPSELGRLTASFKRMRDAVAEQLSLINQKNAELEKHVALIEEKNKALEEADRMKDAFVANTSHELRTPLNGIIGISETLSAGVAGELSAAQRSQLQLITFSARRLSRLVDDLLDLYRIRQGRMRLDIHPVHIATSVSNVLQMCEPLLRGEPVTLAVDVPDDIPFVLADPVRFEQILYNLLGNAIKYAGQSTIRVVAEPAGKMVAISVEDTGVGIAGDSLERIFQPLEQAGMGDGTRGLGGTGLGLTIARQLATFLSGKLTASSVLGEGSRFTLTLPAATVEPSYIDYFGERLDAERLNETVGMIGRNQAASDSPILPGVPLILVVDDEPINIQVLRNVLQPLGYAVRAAENGPGALSFIEHIKPDLVVLDVMMPGMSGLEVAKAIRERHDLLDVPIIMVTARSRTRDVIAGFEHGANDYIVKPFVKDELLARVATLLEAARARRQTRENSLLKAEIDRRMQVEDALRLSQQRMVRLLDTFEAAIICTDRDNRIVYANQAAASAFEETISVGQTTLSTLIGGELADRIGQSLKETGAFSLDDVEFGRQIAKGQLHAFDLEAESGSGVALVIQAGKKVDEQLDQNESLIRSVLGAIDSVGPDLTGSDVEIDKIETAVAAEAEDKSQNEYRRLIVSVMKRSLDVWKISTGKTKFDFAERSGIWRVSFDRSSLQARTFDKYLLIETLPLNPRWRDVIRSAEFSLSQAERQPIEDGDVKRRVDTLRQELTQLRMLLRDGRGLT is encoded by the coding sequence ATGCTGAGAGCGCTGTCGCCGTCCGGTTTCCGGGGTCGGCTCCTGCTCATTTTCCTGGCGATCAGCCTGTTGCCGCTGGGGGCCACGTCCTTCGCGTTCTTCTATATCCTCAACCGCAGCGTCCAGGCCGAAACCTTCGCAAAACTGGCCTTTGTCCGCGATGCGAAACGCAGCGAGATCGAGCAATATCTGACATTCGCCACGCGGCAGGCGGAAAGCCTCAGCCAGTCAAATGCAGTGCGCTATTCGATCGGCGATTTTTATGGTTTTGCCTATGCCTTTCGCCAGATCGATCCCTCGCCCGAGCGCGCAACGGCGATCCTGCACCAGATGTTCGGCATCGACGGCGGTAAGCCCGGTGATAAGCAACTGCCGCAGGACAGTGATGCGATGTGGCGCTCGGCCCTGCAATATGCCAATGCCCACCAGCAGTTCCACGACGACTTCGTGAGCTTCGTCACCACCTCCGAATTCGAGAACCTCTATCTCATCACGCCGGACCAACGCGTCGTCTACTCCGTCGAAAAGGACCGCTATCTGGGAACGGACCTGAAGACGGTGCTGGCCGACACGCCGCTGTCTCGCCTGTCGAATGCGATGGTCAATGCCCCGGACAACCGCAATATGCTTGTGAGCGACTTTGTGCATGATCCGGTCACCGGCAAGTTTTCCGCCTATGTCGCCATCCGCGTTTCCTTCTACAAAAAGGTACGCGGCGTGATCATCTTTCGTCTGGATACCGATGGTCTTAACAGGATCGTGCAGTCGCAGAATGGCGAGACAGGAAGTCTTTACCTCCTCAACGCGGACGGAGTGTATGTTTCCACGCCCGCCGACAAATCCGGGCGAATTGGCATTGCGACCGCAACGGTTGAGATGACCGGCTCCGAAACGGCGTCGGCCATGGTCGGTGAAGGTCTGGGTGGCGCGCCGGCGCTCGAGACCCATACGCGCCTGACCTTCAACGATGTACCCTGGACCCTTGTAGCCGAAGTACCGGTGGCTGCGGCCTTTGCAAAAAGCAACGCCCTGCGGCAGGTCGTGATGACGCTGGCGCTGGTGTTGCTGCCGGTCCTGATCGGTCTCGTGCTCTACCTGTCGGGTACCATGACGACACCGGTAAAGCGACTGACAAATGCGGCGGAAGCGATTGCCGACGGCGATCTCGATCATGCGATGCCTGCCATCAAAAACCCCTCGGAACTCGGACGCCTGACCGCAAGCTTCAAGCGGATGCGCGATGCTGTCGCCGAGCAGCTGAGCCTGATCAACCAGAAAAATGCCGAGCTTGAAAAGCACGTCGCCCTGATCGAGGAGAAGAACAAGGCGCTGGAAGAAGCCGACCGGATGAAGGACGCCTTCGTCGCCAATACATCCCACGAGCTGCGCACGCCACTGAACGGCATCATCGGCATTTCGGAAACGCTCTCCGCCGGCGTCGCCGGAGAACTGAGCGCCGCCCAGCGCAGCCAGCTGCAGCTGATTACCTTCAGCGCCCGGCGGCTGTCGCGACTCGTCGACGATCTTCTCGATCTCTACCGCATCCGACAAGGCCGGATGCGCCTCGATATCCACCCGGTGCACATCGCCACAAGTGTCAGCAATGTCCTGCAGATGTGCGAGCCGCTTCTGCGCGGCGAACCGGTGACACTCGCCGTCGATGTTCCGGACGACATTCCTTTCGTCTTGGCTGATCCTGTCCGCTTCGAGCAGATTCTCTACAATCTGCTCGGCAATGCCATCAAATATGCCGGCCAGAGCACGATCCGCGTGGTCGCGGAGCCTGCAGGAAAGATGGTTGCAATCAGCGTCGAGGATACAGGCGTGGGCATTGCCGGCGATAGTCTCGAGCGGATATTCCAGCCCCTGGAACAGGCGGGCATGGGCGATGGAACAAGAGGACTGGGCGGCACGGGACTGGGTCTGACCATCGCCCGCCAGCTTGCGACCTTTCTCAGCGGCAAGTTGACGGCAAGCTCGGTTCTCGGCGAAGGGTCACGGTTCACCCTGACCCTGCCGGCCGCAACCGTCGAGCCCTCCTACATCGACTATTTCGGCGAAAGGCTGGACGCGGAGCGTCTGAATGAAACTGTCGGCATGATCGGCCGCAACCAGGCCGCCAGTGATTCACCGATCCTCCCCGGCGTGCCGCTGATCCTTGTTGTTGACGACGAACCGATCAATATTCAGGTTTTGCGAAATGTGCTGCAGCCGCTCGGCTATGCCGTCCGCGCGGCAGAAAACGGCCCCGGCGCGCTATCCTTCATCGAACATATCAAGCCCGATCTGGTGGTCCTGGACGTCATGATGCCGGGCATGAGCGGGCTGGAAGTCGCAAAGGCCATCCGCGAACGCCATGATCTGCTCGACGTGCCGATCATTATGGTCACGGCCCGCAGCCGCACGCGCGACGTGATCGCCGGCTTCGAGCACGGAGCAAACGATTACATCGTCAAGCCTTTCGTCAAAGACGAACTGCTGGCAAGGGTCGCAACGCTGCTGGAGGCGGCTCGCGCGCGCAGGCAGACCCGCGAGAACTCGCTTCTCAAAGCCGAGATCGACCGGCGCATGCAGGTGGAAGACGCACTAAGGCTTTCGCAGCAGCGCATGGTGCGTCTCCTCGATACGTTTGAGGCCGCGATCATTTGCACCGACAGGGACAATCGCATCGTCTATGCAAACCAGGCCGCCGCCAGCGCCTTTGAAGAAACGATTTCCGTTGGGCAAACGACGCTTTCCACCCTGATCGGCGGGGAACTGGCGGACCGCATCGGCCAATCGTTGAAAGAGACCGGAGCGTTTTCGCTGGACGATGTCGAATTCGGCCGGCAGATAGCCAAGGGCCAGCTGCATGCCTTTGACCTGGAAGCCGAGAGCGGCAGCGGTGTCGCGCTGGTGATACAGGCGGGCAAGAAAGTGGATGAGCAGCTGGACCAGAATGAAAGTCTGATCCGGAGCGTTCTTGGCGCAATCGACAGTGTCGGACCGGATCTGACGGGATCGGATGTTGAAATAGACAAGATTGAGACGGCTGTCGCAGCGGAAGCTGAGGACAAGAGCCAAAACGAATACCGCAGGCTGATCGTGTCGGTTATGAAGCGCAGTCTCGATGTGTGGAAGATCTCGACAGGGAAGACCAAATTTGATTTTGCCGAGCGCAGCGGTATCTGGCGTGTGAGTTTCGACCGTTCGTCGTTACAAGCTCGTACATTTGACAAATATCTGCTGATCGAGACATTGCCGCTCAATCCGCGCTGGCGGGACGTCATCCGCTCTGCGGAGTTCTCTCTGTCGCAGGCAGAGAGGCAGCCGATTGAGGATGGCGACGTCAAACGTCGGGTCGATACGCTGCGCCAGGAACTGACACAGTTGCGCATGCTTCTGCGCGATGGGCGCGGTCTGACTTGA
- a CDS encoding carbohydrate ABC transporter permease: MTTSTKSSRRQHRARKVLWDRIAYHGIGLGTACFFLAPFAVSFLASFRPNSESSSPPLPPWPRSSISFDAYQALDTFGAGIWQHMVNSLVVSLGTVVVTVAVSVMAGYGFSRYRFPFKNVLFVLIIATLMIPFQSILTPLFIILAKLGLNNSLFGLMLVYVTLQLPFSVFMMRNAFDAVPKEIEEAARIDGVRDLRLLVRVLLPLVMPGVATVSIFAFLNAWNEFFAALVLLSSNDNFTLPVLMSAVRAGRLGAINWGAVQAGVAVMVVPCLFVFLLLQRYYMRGLMAGAVK, encoded by the coding sequence ATGACCACATCGACGAAATCCAGCCGCCGCCAGCACCGCGCACGCAAGGTCTTATGGGACAGGATCGCCTATCACGGCATCGGCCTGGGTACGGCATGCTTCTTCCTGGCGCCGTTTGCGGTCAGTTTCCTCGCCTCGTTCAGGCCCAACAGTGAATCCAGCTCGCCGCCCCTTCCGCCCTGGCCGCGATCGAGTATCAGTTTCGACGCCTACCAAGCGCTCGACACTTTTGGTGCCGGCATCTGGCAGCACATGGTCAATTCGCTTGTCGTCTCGCTTGGCACGGTTGTGGTGACGGTCGCGGTCAGCGTCATGGCCGGCTATGGTTTCTCGCGCTACCGGTTCCCCTTCAAGAACGTGTTGTTCGTCCTGATCATTGCGACGTTGATGATCCCGTTCCAGTCGATCCTGACGCCACTCTTCATCATCCTGGCAAAACTCGGGCTCAACAACTCCTTGTTCGGCCTCATGCTGGTCTATGTGACCCTGCAGCTTCCCTTTTCGGTGTTCATGATGCGCAACGCCTTCGACGCCGTGCCGAAGGAGATAGAGGAAGCTGCGCGCATTGACGGGGTGCGCGATCTTCGGCTGCTCGTCCGGGTGCTTTTGCCACTCGTCATGCCGGGCGTGGCAACGGTATCGATCTTCGCCTTCCTGAATGCCTGGAACGAATTCTTCGCAGCACTGGTGCTGCTGTCCAGCAACGACAATTTCACGCTGCCGGTGCTGATGTCCGCCGTGCGTGCGGGCCGTCTTGGCGCCATCAACTGGGGTGCTGTGCAGGCCGGTGTCGCCGTGATGGTTGTGCCGTGCCTGTTCGTCTTCCTGCTTCTTCAACGCTACTACATGCGCGGGCTGATGGCCGGCGCGGTGAAATAA
- a CDS encoding glycoside hydrolase family 127 protein: MIKTSKDRQFRPVAVPDVDLGGFWGKWQDAVCDSTAQTLLDRCVEAGMLKAIDVSQPSPGIVIPIQPWGGSTQMFWDSDLGKSIETIAYSLYRRANPELEARADAIIDMYEKLQDQDGYVNAWFQRVQPDRRWKNLRDHHELYCAGHLMEAAVAYFQATGKRKLLDVMCRFADYMIKVFGHGPGQLAGYCGHEEIELALVKLARVTGEKKYLDLSKFFVDERGTEPHFFTEESIRDGRDASDFHQKTYEYGQAHQPVREQRKVVGHAVRAMYLYSGMADIATEYKDDSLTAALETLWDDLTTKQMYITGGIGPAAANEGFTDYFDLPNDTAYAETCASVGLVFWASRMLGRGPDRRYADVMEQALYNGALPGLSIDGKTFFYDNPLESTGKHHRWKWHHCPCCPPNIARLVTSIGSYMYAAAEDEIAIHLYGESKARLKLASGADLELAQTTNYPWDSAIAFTTTLASPARFAISLRIPEWAKGATLSVNGAILDLSACVVDGYARIERNWSDGDRVALYLPLALRPQFANPKVRQDAGRVALMRGPLVYCVETTDNGEDLNTIILPSNLPSGKTTVLSELNGAVAVDLPVEREDTGAWGKSLYRSEPARREPATARFVPYHLWDNRTPGEMLVWVQSDQ; the protein is encoded by the coding sequence ATGATCAAGACCAGCAAAGACCGCCAGTTCCGCCCCGTTGCCGTTCCTGATGTCGATCTCGGGGGGTTTTGGGGGAAGTGGCAGGATGCCGTCTGCGACTCGACCGCTCAGACTCTGCTTGACCGCTGTGTAGAAGCCGGCATGCTCAAGGCGATCGATGTCAGCCAGCCGAGCCCGGGCATCGTGATCCCCATCCAGCCCTGGGGCGGCAGCACCCAGATGTTCTGGGACAGCGATCTCGGCAAGTCGATCGAGACCATCGCATACTCGCTCTATCGCCGCGCCAATCCGGAACTCGAGGCGCGCGCCGATGCAATCATCGACATGTACGAGAAACTGCAGGACCAGGATGGCTATGTGAACGCCTGGTTCCAGCGCGTGCAGCCCGACCGCCGCTGGAAAAACCTGCGCGATCATCACGAGCTCTATTGCGCCGGCCATCTGATGGAAGCAGCCGTGGCCTACTTTCAGGCGACCGGCAAGCGCAAGCTGCTCGACGTGATGTGCCGTTTCGCCGACTACATGATCAAGGTTTTCGGGCATGGGCCCGGCCAGTTGGCCGGCTATTGCGGGCACGAGGAAATCGAACTCGCACTGGTCAAGCTTGCCCGCGTCACAGGCGAAAAGAAATATCTCGACCTTTCGAAGTTCTTTGTCGACGAGCGCGGCACGGAACCGCATTTCTTCACGGAAGAATCGATCCGCGATGGCCGCGATGCCTCCGATTTTCACCAGAAAACCTATGAATACGGCCAGGCCCACCAGCCGGTGCGCGAACAGAGAAAGGTCGTCGGCCACGCCGTTCGCGCCATGTATCTCTATTCGGGAATGGCCGACATCGCCACCGAATACAAGGATGACAGCCTGACGGCGGCACTCGAGACCCTATGGGACGATCTCACCACCAAGCAGATGTATATTACCGGCGGCATCGGGCCTGCGGCTGCGAATGAAGGCTTCACCGACTACTTCGACCTGCCGAACGACACCGCCTATGCCGAAACCTGCGCGTCGGTGGGCCTCGTTTTCTGGGCCAGTCGCATGCTGGGCCGCGGGCCAGACCGTCGCTATGCCGACGTCATGGAACAGGCGCTCTACAACGGCGCGCTGCCCGGCCTCTCGATCGACGGCAAGACCTTCTTTTACGACAATCCACTGGAAAGCACCGGAAAGCACCATCGCTGGAAGTGGCACCACTGCCCATGCTGCCCGCCAAACATTGCACGTCTCGTCACGTCGATCGGCTCCTATATGTACGCCGCCGCCGAAGACGAGATCGCCATCCACCTCTATGGTGAAAGCAAAGCGCGACTGAAGCTTGCAAGTGGTGCCGATTTGGAACTCGCACAGACGACCAACTACCCCTGGGACAGTGCGATTGCCTTCACCACGACGCTAGCATCACCGGCGAGGTTCGCCATTTCGCTGCGCATCCCGGAATGGGCGAAAGGTGCGACGCTGAGCGTCAACGGCGCGATACTCGACCTATCGGCATGCGTGGTCGATGGCTATGCCCGCATCGAGCGGAACTGGAGCGATGGCGACAGGGTGGCCCTTTATCTGCCGCTTGCGCTCCGTCCACAATTTGCCAACCCGAAGGTTCGGCAGGATGCCGGCCGTGTGGCATTGATGCGTGGTCCACTCGTCTATTGCGTCGAGACGACCGACAATGGCGAAGATCTCAATACCATCATCCTTCCATCCAACCTGCCGTCGGGCAAAACCACCGTGCTTTCGGAACTGAATGGAGCGGTCGCAGTCGACTTGCCCGTCGAGCGTGAGGATACGGGCGCCTGGGGCAAATCGCTCTATCGCTCCGAGCCAGCCCGGCGCGAGCCTGCGACGGCGCGCTTCGTGCCTTACCACCTCTGGGACAATCGCACGCCAGGCGAGATGCTCGTCTGGGTGCAGTCGGATCAATAG
- a CDS encoding sugar ABC transporter permease — protein MTTSGIQTTMSRRPPRRNSGWRGLLYIAPAMVLVTLFFVLPVLFTVWMSLHKWPLLGAPKWSGFGNYIRMFQDQRFFSALGFTAYYTIIVTIAIFAVAFPLAIFVEKQRPLVSAYRTIIFLPVVVGLASASLLWVWLANVDSGLFGPLFETLGLTTGRLNLLAKFDTAFLTIVAMVVWKIAGFTMIILLTGLQAIPQELTEAARIDGARRWQRFRYLTLPLMRRTMALALILSVTGSILAFDQFYIMTSGGPQNKMISVVYYIFNQSFVSFNLGYGAALSIALLAILVAISVVQLWLLKVGDERP, from the coding sequence ATGACGACGTCCGGCATCCAAACGACCATGTCGCGCCGCCCGCCCCGAAGGAACTCGGGCTGGCGCGGCCTCCTCTACATCGCACCTGCAATGGTGCTGGTCACACTCTTCTTCGTGCTGCCGGTGCTGTTCACAGTCTGGATGAGCTTGCACAAATGGCCGCTCCTCGGTGCGCCGAAATGGTCCGGATTCGGCAACTACATCCGAATGTTCCAGGATCAGCGATTCTTCTCTGCGCTGGGTTTCACCGCCTACTACACGATTATCGTGACGATCGCGATCTTTGCCGTGGCCTTTCCGCTGGCGATCTTCGTCGAAAAGCAACGGCCGCTGGTCTCGGCCTATCGCACCATTATTTTCCTGCCGGTGGTCGTCGGCCTTGCTTCCGCGTCACTGCTGTGGGTCTGGCTTGCCAATGTCGACAGTGGTCTGTTCGGACCGCTCTTCGAAACGCTGGGGTTGACGACAGGGCGGCTCAATCTGCTTGCCAAGTTCGATACGGCGTTCCTGACGATCGTCGCCATGGTTGTCTGGAAGATTGCCGGCTTCACGATGATCATCCTGCTCACCGGTTTGCAGGCCATCCCGCAGGAACTAACCGAGGCAGCCCGCATAGACGGTGCCCGTCGCTGGCAGCGGTTCCGCTATCTCACCCTGCCTCTGATGCGTCGGACCATGGCGCTTGCGCTGATCCTGTCGGTAACCGGCTCGATCCTCGCCTTCGACCAGTTCTACATCATGACTTCGGGAGGGCCGCAGAACAAGATGATCTCGGTCGTCTACTACATCTTCAACCAGTCCTTCGTTTCCTTCAATCTCGGTTATGGAGCCGCCCTGTCGATTGCGCTTCTCGCCATCCTGGTCGCGATCAGCGTAGTGCAACTGTGGCTGCTCAAGGTGGGGGATGAGCGTCCATGA
- a CDS encoding sugar ABC transporter substrate-binding protein, producing the protein MLRKLLTATAVISVGMISTASAETITMWVRSGIGDSFKEVVKAYNSGHENKVEMTEVPFSELVQKYATAIAGGQAPDALSLDLIYTPAFAAADQLEDLTDWAKALPYFNSLSPSHVKLGTYEDKIYGLPLSVETSIFAWNKDLYKQAGLDPEKAPKTWEEITANAEKIRALGGDTYGFYFSGGGCGGCMIFTFTPLTWGAGADILSADGKTATLDTPEMRKAVDIYRNLVAKDTVPAGSASDNGVNFLSFTNGKIGQQSLGAFAIGTLVTQHPEINFGVTLIPGVDGKPSSFAGGDNFVITKGTAKLATVKEFLEYTYSLEGQKIMAKYGSLPTRGDIADQVLEGLDPRLKVGIEAVAVAKTPYTLQFNDLINSSNGPWATFINAAIYGDDVDSAFSDAQNEMQSIIDAAQ; encoded by the coding sequence ATGTTGAGGAAACTGCTTACTGCCACGGCCGTGATTTCGGTCGGCATGATTTCAACCGCCTCGGCGGAAACCATTACCATGTGGGTACGCTCGGGCATCGGTGATTCCTTTAAGGAAGTCGTGAAAGCCTACAATAGCGGTCACGAGAACAAGGTCGAAATGACCGAAGTGCCCTTCTCAGAACTCGTGCAGAAATATGCTACAGCCATCGCCGGGGGTCAGGCACCCGATGCGCTATCGCTCGACCTGATCTACACGCCGGCGTTCGCGGCTGCCGATCAGCTCGAAGACCTGACGGACTGGGCCAAAGCGTTACCCTATTTCAATTCGCTGTCGCCTTCGCACGTCAAGCTCGGCACCTACGAGGACAAGATTTACGGCCTGCCGTTGTCGGTCGAAACCTCGATCTTTGCCTGGAACAAAGACCTCTACAAGCAGGCTGGACTTGACCCTGAGAAGGCACCGAAGACTTGGGAGGAAATCACGGCCAACGCGGAGAAAATCCGCGCACTCGGCGGTGACACCTACGGCTTCTACTTCTCCGGTGGCGGTTGCGGCGGCTGCATGATCTTCACGTTCACGCCGCTGACGTGGGGCGCGGGCGCGGATATTCTCTCCGCGGACGGCAAGACCGCGACACTCGATACACCCGAGATGCGCAAGGCGGTGGACATCTACCGAAATCTCGTCGCCAAGGACACGGTGCCGGCAGGCTCGGCCAGCGACAACGGCGTCAATTTCCTGTCGTTCACCAATGGCAAGATCGGTCAGCAAAGCCTCGGCGCCTTCGCCATCGGCACGCTCGTCACTCAGCACCCGGAAATCAATTTCGGCGTGACCCTAATCCCCGGCGTTGACGGCAAACCCTCGTCCTTTGCTGGCGGCGACAATTTCGTCATCACCAAGGGCACAGCGAAGCTCGCAACCGTCAAGGAATTCCTCGAATATACTTATTCGCTGGAAGGTCAGAAGATCATGGCCAAATACGGCAGCCTGCCGACCCGTGGCGATATTGCCGACCAAGTGCTTGAAGGTCTTGATCCACGCTTGAAGGTCGGCATCGAGGCAGTCGCCGTTGCCAAGACGCCCTATACGCTACAGTTCAACGACCTGATTAACTCGTCGAACGGGCCTTGGGCCACCTTCATCAATGCCGCGATCTATGGCGACGATGTCGATAGCGCATTTTCCGACGCCCAGAACGAAATGCAGTCGATCATCGACGCTGCGCAGTAA